A genomic segment from Microcoleus sp. FACHB-672 encodes:
- a CDS encoding peptidylprolyl isomerase, which translates to MHHLSKVMMDGFKRWLKTGTIALLLTLSLGLSAAANRDYGLPAGNAITDGRALLRYALPIENESVRKLQTSLEDISTQLRAKRRWGGVTSDISTAERIVNRQSELLASVAEAKQPEAEALIAQLKEGLATMRAATEAKDKEQIWIKRSEMLNLVGQLQALMVGEYPFEVPAQYSNLPQLKGRATVEVVTDKGKITLVADGYSAPVTAGNFVDLVQRGFYDGLEFVRSEESYVLQAGDPPGPEVGFIDPTSKKSRNVPLEILVRGDQEPTYGITLEQAGRYRDQPVLPFSAYGTVAMARPETEVDGGSSQFFFFLFEPELTPAGLNLLDGRYAVFGYVIEGKEVLEKLKAEDKILSAKVIQGGENLVQPQA; encoded by the coding sequence ATGCATCACTTGAGCAAAGTAATGATGGATGGATTCAAACGCTGGCTAAAAACCGGCACGATCGCGCTGTTGCTCACTCTATCTCTAGGATTGAGCGCCGCTGCTAACCGTGACTATGGCTTGCCGGCAGGAAATGCAATTACCGATGGCAGAGCATTGTTGCGATATGCTTTGCCGATTGAGAATGAGTCGGTGCGAAAACTTCAGACCTCTTTGGAAGATATCTCAACCCAACTGCGGGCAAAACGGCGCTGGGGTGGGGTTACGAGCGACATTAGCACAGCAGAAAGAATTGTGAATCGTCAATCAGAGCTGCTTGCCAGTGTTGCAGAAGCGAAACAACCCGAAGCGGAAGCTTTAATCGCTCAGCTCAAAGAAGGTTTGGCCACTATGAGAGCCGCCACCGAAGCCAAGGATAAAGAACAAATTTGGATCAAGCGCTCTGAAATGCTCAATCTGGTTGGCCAGCTTCAAGCGTTAATGGTGGGAGAATATCCCTTTGAGGTGCCGGCGCAGTATAGCAACTTGCCCCAACTTAAGGGACGCGCCACGGTGGAAGTCGTGACGGACAAAGGTAAGATTACGCTCGTTGCAGACGGCTACAGTGCACCCGTTACCGCCGGCAATTTTGTCGATCTTGTTCAGCGTGGTTTTTACGACGGCTTGGAATTTGTTCGTTCGGAAGAATCCTATGTGCTGCAAGCCGGTGATCCACCCGGCCCGGAAGTGGGTTTTATTGACCCAACTTCTAAAAAATCCCGCAATGTTCCTCTAGAAATTCTTGTCAGAGGCGATCAAGAACCGACCTATGGCATTACTTTGGAACAAGCCGGTCGCTATCGTGATCAGCCGGTGCTTCCTTTCTCTGCCTATGGTACGGTGGCAATGGCGCGTCCTGAAACTGAAGTGGATGGTGGATCTTCTCAGTTTTTCTTTTTCTTATTTGAACCTGAACTAACGCCTGCCGGTCTCAATTTGCTAGATGGTCGTTATGCTGTCTTTGGCTATGTTATTGAGGGTAAGGAAGTTCTAGAGAAGTTGAAGGCGGAAGACAAAATTCTATCTGCCAAGGTTATTCAAGGCGGAGAAAATTTAGTTCAACCGCAAGCTTAG
- the efp gene encoding elongation factor P: MISSNDFRPGVTIVLDDNVWRVVEFLHVKPGKGSAFVRTKLRNAKNGNVIERTFRAGETVPQANLEKSTMQHTYKDGDEFVFMDMATYEEAHLSSAQIGNRVKYLKEGMEVNVVRWGEQVLDVELPNSVVLEITDTDPGVKGDTATGGTKPAIVETGAQVMVPLFISVGERIRIDTREDTYLGRE, from the coding sequence ATGATCTCCAGTAACGACTTTCGCCCCGGTGTCACGATTGTATTAGATGATAACGTTTGGCGGGTGGTGGAATTCCTGCACGTTAAACCAGGAAAAGGTTCAGCTTTTGTTCGTACAAAACTTAGAAATGCCAAGAACGGGAACGTTATAGAGCGGACATTCCGAGCCGGTGAAACAGTTCCCCAGGCCAACCTAGAAAAAAGCACTATGCAGCATACCTATAAAGACGGCGACGAGTTTGTCTTTATGGATATGGCCACTTACGAAGAAGCGCATTTGAGTTCTGCTCAAATTGGCAATCGCGTCAAGTATCTAAAGGAAGGAATGGAAGTCAACGTCGTCCGGTGGGGCGAACAAGTTCTAGACGTGGAACTGCCGAATTCCGTCGTGCTGGAAATAACTGATACCGATCCGGGTGTCAAAGGAGATACCGCAACAGGCGGCACCAAACCGGCCATTGTGGAAACCGGCGCTCAGGTAATGGTTCCTCTGTTTATTTCTGTGGGAGAACGGATTCGGATTGATACCCGTGAAGATACCTACTTAGGCCGAGAGTAA
- the accB gene encoding acetyl-CoA carboxylase biotin carboxyl carrier protein → MQLDLNQLRELLAVFDQTDISELTLKSGDFELTLRKGTHLVERGTPTFEPPAGGSAPSGTPASPAPSALNSVASGAGSESGASGTSQGNAGANPPAPAPIVPPPNDKKWIDVISPMVGTFYRSPAPTEAPFVEVGDRIKVGQTVCIIEAMKLMNEIEAEVSGQVMEIAGQNGEPVEYGQVLLRINPE, encoded by the coding sequence GTGCAATTGGATTTAAATCAACTCCGCGAGCTGCTAGCGGTTTTCGATCAGACTGACATCTCAGAGCTGACGTTAAAAAGTGGCGATTTTGAGCTAACGCTACGCAAGGGCACCCATCTGGTTGAGCGCGGCACGCCAACATTCGAGCCGCCTGCTGGAGGAAGTGCCCCTTCGGGAACCCCAGCATCCCCAGCCCCATCGGCACTGAATTCAGTGGCTTCCGGCGCTGGATCAGAATCTGGGGCTAGTGGAACCAGCCAAGGAAATGCTGGGGCGAATCCTCCAGCGCCGGCTCCCATCGTTCCCCCTCCCAATGATAAAAAGTGGATCGATGTCATTTCCCCGATGGTAGGGACGTTTTACCGATCACCAGCCCCGACTGAAGCGCCCTTTGTCGAGGTGGGTGATCGGATTAAAGTTGGCCAGACGGTCTGCATTATTGAGGCAATGAAGCTGATGAACGAAATTGAAGCTGAGGTGTCTGGACAAGTAATGGAGATTGCCGGCCAGAATGGGGAGCCGGTGGAGTATGGTCAAGTTTTGCTGCGGATTAACCCAGAGTAG
- a CDS encoding ArsR/SmtB family transcription factor translates to MKSAQPVPQEVVQQVAEYFSILSEPMRLKILNLLRDGEKCVQELVEATETSQANVSKHLKVMLQAGILCRRTEGTSAYYRVEDQLIFELCNLVCDRLATRIEQQARHFRAFSLISKE, encoded by the coding sequence ATGAAATCAGCGCAGCCTGTCCCACAAGAAGTCGTACAACAAGTTGCCGAATACTTCAGCATTTTGAGTGAGCCAATGCGGCTCAAAATTTTGAACTTACTCCGCGACGGCGAAAAATGTGTGCAAGAGTTAGTCGAAGCCACCGAAACCAGTCAAGCCAACGTCTCGAAGCATCTCAAAGTGATGCTGCAAGCCGGAATACTCTGCCGGCGAACAGAAGGCACCTCAGCTTACTACCGAGTGGAAGACCAGCTGATTTTTGAGCTGTGTAACTTAGTGTGTGATCGCTTGGCGACGCGGATTGAGCAGCAAGCCCGCCACTTCCGCGCCTTTAGCCTGATCAGCAAAGAATGA
- a CDS encoding GerMN domain-containing protein, producing the protein MNEQQQGRRLPTGVLAGLAALVLVAGGSTAWLVRNSQTTSEVPIATPTVIPTTIPTVEPTETPTLPVQPTTATQPTQPAAQQTAQIFWLRDTGTSTELVPVPIAQNKADKPDANLQVAFNNLLAGPTDTANSSAIPQGTKMRSLAVKNGGVYLDLSRDFKTGGGSSSMIARLAQVLYTATSLEPNAKVWISVEGEPLELLGGEGLEVPQPLTRDIFQKEYSL; encoded by the coding sequence ATGAACGAGCAACAACAAGGTCGTCGCCTCCCAACCGGCGTCTTGGCAGGCTTAGCGGCGCTGGTTTTAGTGGCTGGTGGTAGCACCGCTTGGTTAGTCCGGAATTCGCAGACAACATCTGAGGTTCCGATTGCCACTCCCACGGTAATTCCCACAACGATACCTACTGTCGAGCCGACTGAAACGCCAACCTTGCCAGTGCAGCCAACAACGGCAACCCAGCCAACTCAGCCAGCCGCACAGCAAACGGCGCAAATTTTTTGGCTTAGAGACACCGGCACCAGTACAGAGTTAGTGCCGGTGCCGATTGCCCAAAATAAGGCTGACAAACCTGATGCTAATTTGCAGGTGGCTTTTAATAATTTGTTAGCAGGACCCACAGACACCGCAAACAGCAGTGCCATCCCTCAGGGAACAAAAATGCGGAGTTTAGCGGTTAAGAACGGTGGAGTCTACCTTGATCTATCGCGGGATTTTAAAACCGGCGGCGGTAGTTCCTCGATGATCGCTCGCTTAGCTCAGGTGCTCTACACGGCGACGAGTTTAGAACCCAATGCTAAAGTCTGGATTTCTGTGGAAGGCGAACCTTTAGAACTTTTAGGGGGTGAAGGTTTAGAGGTTCCGCAGCCACTCACGCGCGACATTTTCCAAAAGGAATATTCGCTTTAA
- a CDS encoding DUF2993 domain-containing protein — translation MEFFAIFLSLLLSVISPAGLILDNTAEKAIRSQFEKVEQLQVRVDNAPSYQIVGGKIGRVRVAGRGLWLTEDFRIADLEVETDPINVDIGRLRKGGARDFSALREPAQAGVRLVLTEEDINKALQGPDVTSRLRNLGIRVLGSQEAEQLQRYDIVNPRVEFLENNRLRFQVEIQERGYSEELAITVESGLSIISGRQLQLIDLAVLVNGEPAPARLVKGLSQGISRQLDLQTLERSGILARLLQLKITSEQLEMAAFVQVKPQ, via the coding sequence ATGGAATTCTTTGCTATTTTCCTGTCACTTTTGCTTTCTGTTATTTCCCCAGCCGGCTTAATTCTTGACAACACTGCCGAAAAGGCAATCCGCTCTCAATTTGAAAAAGTTGAGCAACTGCAAGTCCGCGTTGATAATGCTCCGAGCTATCAAATTGTGGGAGGAAAAATAGGACGGGTACGAGTTGCCGGCAGAGGTTTGTGGCTGACTGAAGATTTCCGAATAGCCGATTTAGAAGTAGAAACCGATCCAATTAATGTTGATATTGGGCGTTTGCGAAAAGGTGGGGCGCGCGATTTCTCAGCGCTGCGGGAGCCGGCACAGGCTGGGGTGCGTTTGGTTTTAACCGAGGAAGATATCAATAAAGCCTTGCAAGGGCCAGATGTCACGAGCCGGCTGCGAAATTTGGGGATTCGTGTGTTGGGAAGTCAAGAAGCCGAGCAATTGCAACGCTATGACATTGTCAACCCACGGGTAGAATTTTTAGAGAACAACCGACTGCGTTTCCAAGTGGAAATTCAGGAAAGGGGCTATTCAGAAGAACTGGCGATTACCGTAGAATCAGGACTTAGCATTATTTCGGGCCGGCAGTTACAATTAATTGACTTGGCAGTGCTGGTAAATGGGGAACCTGCACCGGCTCGCTTAGTTAAAGGTTTATCTCAGGGAATCAGCAGGCAACTGGATCTCCAAACTTTAGAGAGATCCGGAATTCTAGCGCGGCTTTTACAATTAAAAATAACCTCGGAACAATTAGAGATGGCGGCATTTGTGCAAGTCAAACCGCAATGA
- the proS gene encoding proline--tRNA ligase, with protein MRLSQMLFVTLREDPAEAEIPSHKLLLRAGYIRRIGSGIYAYLPLMWRVLRKVSQIVREEMDATGAQECLLPQLQPADLWRESGRWDTYTQAEGIMFALTDRQDRELGLGPTHEEVITTVAKEMIRSYRQLPLHLYQIQTKFRDEIRPRFGLMRGREFIMKDGYSFHTDEESLKKTYQDMDRAYSNMLRRCGLKFRPVDADSGAIGGSGSQEFMVLAEAGEDEVLYTEDGQYAANVEKAISLPADAETSPFTSYEKRETPGTDTIEKLCKFLKCSATQIVKNVLYQAVYDSGMTVLVIVSIRGDQDVNEVKLLNELTKQADKYGSKTVLALSVPDADAQKKWAAQSLPLGYIAPNVEDSYIKSDKSLAPKFLRLVDQTAVELKNFVTGSNESGYHIVGANWGEQFQLPEKVVDVRKAKAGDRATHNSSQTLQSARGIEVGHIFQLGIKYSKAMGATYTNEQGEEVPLVMGCYGVGVSRLAQSAVEQSYDKDGIIWPVAIAPYHAIITVPNVGDANQVEVAEKLYNELNQAGIETLLDDRDERAGVKFKDADLIGIPYRLVTGRSLKEGKLEVVERATHKSQEIPVGEVVETLKQWIEAAKQ; from the coding sequence ATGCGACTGTCACAGATGCTCTTTGTCACACTACGGGAAGATCCAGCCGAGGCGGAAATTCCCAGCCATAAACTCTTGCTACGCGCCGGCTATATCCGTCGCATCGGCAGCGGTATTTATGCTTACTTGCCCTTGATGTGGCGTGTACTGCGTAAAGTCAGCCAAATTGTGCGTGAAGAAATGGACGCGACCGGCGCGCAAGAATGTCTCCTGCCACAATTGCAGCCGGCTGATCTTTGGCGAGAGTCCGGTCGTTGGGATACCTACACCCAAGCTGAAGGCATCATGTTTGCCCTCACAGACCGGCAAGACCGAGAATTAGGACTAGGGCCAACCCACGAAGAAGTAATCACAACCGTTGCCAAGGAAATGATCCGTTCCTACCGGCAACTCCCTCTGCACCTCTATCAAATTCAAACCAAATTCCGGGATGAAATTCGCCCTCGCTTCGGCTTAATGCGGGGACGGGAATTCATCATGAAAGATGGCTACTCTTTCCACACCGATGAAGAAAGTCTGAAAAAAACTTATCAAGATATGGATCGTGCGTACAGCAATATGCTACGCCGGTGTGGTTTGAAATTCCGTCCTGTCGATGCAGATTCTGGGGCGATTGGTGGGTCTGGTTCCCAAGAATTTATGGTGTTGGCAGAAGCCGGTGAAGATGAAGTTCTTTACACCGAAGATGGTCAATATGCTGCCAATGTGGAAAAAGCAATTTCCTTGCCGGCAGATGCAGAAACTTCACCCTTTACAAGTTATGAAAAACGGGAAACTCCCGGAACCGACACCATTGAGAAACTCTGCAAATTTCTTAAGTGTTCGGCTACCCAAATTGTCAAAAATGTGCTTTATCAAGCCGTCTATGACAGCGGCATGACTGTGCTGGTAATCGTTAGCATCCGAGGCGATCAAGATGTTAATGAAGTCAAATTGCTGAATGAGCTAACAAAGCAAGCAGACAAATACGGTTCTAAAACCGTTCTCGCCCTTAGTGTACCCGATGCAGACGCGCAAAAGAAATGGGCGGCTCAATCCCTACCTTTAGGCTATATCGCGCCGAATGTGGAAGATAGCTACATTAAATCAGATAAAAGTCTAGCGCCCAAATTTTTACGCTTAGTCGATCAAACAGCGGTTGAATTAAAAAACTTCGTCACCGGCTCTAATGAATCTGGCTATCACATCGTCGGTGCAAATTGGGGCGAACAATTTCAACTGCCAGAAAAAGTCGTCGATGTCCGCAAAGCCAAAGCCGGTGATCGTGCTACCCACAACTCTAGCCAAACTCTGCAAAGTGCCAGAGGAATTGAAGTGGGTCACATCTTCCAACTCGGCATTAAATACTCTAAAGCAATGGGAGCGACTTACACGAATGAACAAGGGGAAGAAGTGCCGCTTGTCATGGGTTGTTATGGCGTTGGCGTCTCTCGCTTAGCTCAGTCAGCCGTTGAGCAATCTTATGACAAAGATGGGATTATTTGGCCGGTAGCCATTGCACCTTATCATGCGATCATTACGGTTCCCAATGTTGGAGACGCTAACCAAGTAGAAGTTGCTGAAAAACTCTACAACGAGTTAAATCAAGCCGGCATCGAAACACTTTTAGATGATCGAGATGAGCGCGCCGGTGTCAAATTTAAAGACGCGGACTTAATTGGCATTCCCTACCGGCTCGTCACAGGGCGCTCCCTCAAAGAAGGGAAACTCGAAGTTGTGGAACGCGCGACTCACAAATCTCAAGAAATTCCTGTTGGTGAAGTTGTGGAAACTTTAAAACAGTGGATTGAGGCAGCCAAACAATAG
- a CDS encoding orange carotenoid protein N-terminal domain-containing protein yields MTSGTSGAYDHGKEAFGSLDVDTQLAVLWFVYEKMGTSVTPAAPGASGSEIAQGLFNQVKDLSHEEQLQVQRDIAGKKSTEISRMYGSMSPETKLAFWYFLAQGMTSGTIIPMPPDYQLSPEGQNLLGQIESMDFQQQIDFLRGGVLPMGAEAASGASI; encoded by the coding sequence ATGACATCTGGTACTAGCGGTGCTTACGATCACGGTAAAGAAGCTTTTGGTAGCTTGGATGTAGACACTCAGCTTGCTGTGCTGTGGTTTGTTTACGAAAAAATGGGTACATCTGTCACACCGGCAGCTCCTGGCGCATCGGGTTCTGAAATCGCCCAAGGGTTGTTCAATCAAGTTAAAGACTTGTCCCATGAAGAACAGCTGCAAGTTCAGCGGGACATTGCCGGCAAAAAGAGCACAGAAATCAGCCGGATGTATGGTTCCATGAGTCCTGAAACTAAGCTGGCTTTCTGGTATTTCCTCGCTCAAGGCATGACAAGCGGAACCATCATTCCCATGCCCCCAGACTATCAGCTTTCTCCAGAAGGGCAAAACCTCTTAGGGCAAATCGAGTCAATGGACTTTCAACAGCAGATCGATTTCCTGCGCGGTGGCGTATTGCCAATGGGTGCCGAAGCGGCCTCAGGTGCTAGCATTTAG
- a CDS encoding acetoacetate decarboxylase family protein encodes MAYPKAPWKLQGYAIQTGQLVDIEQARPFIPPEFEIISVLPGKTLGGVYASRYESGSALEYSELIVVAGLVSYAGNWGAWISHIYVDNPDSVAGGREIWGLPKELAEFTWDKGEDSSQVAVRQGNRKLCRFSTTNMVLPFSTGFPLPLSGPVLSALNSDVLLFKGEFNSPLELVNGKLDIPAESPFVKLNLNQPLLTVQCQSLQILVNAPEVVGQKSVDFSYQ; translated from the coding sequence ATGGCTTATCCAAAAGCACCTTGGAAACTTCAAGGTTACGCTATCCAGACTGGGCAGTTAGTCGATATTGAACAAGCTCGTCCATTCATTCCCCCAGAGTTTGAAATTATTTCTGTGTTGCCTGGAAAAACGTTGGGTGGGGTTTATGCTTCCCGCTACGAGTCGGGTTCAGCGCTGGAATACAGCGAGTTAATAGTTGTCGCCGGCTTGGTTAGTTATGCCGGCAATTGGGGAGCTTGGATTTCTCATATTTATGTAGATAATCCTGATTCAGTTGCCGGCGGTCGAGAAATTTGGGGTTTGCCGAAAGAATTGGCTGAGTTTACTTGGGATAAAGGCGAAGATTCATCTCAAGTTGCTGTGCGTCAAGGTAACCGAAAGTTGTGCCGGTTTAGCACGACAAATATGGTATTACCTTTTTCTACAGGTTTCCCTTTACCTTTAAGCGGGCCGGTTCTCAGTGCCTTAAATTCTGATGTGCTGCTATTTAAAGGCGAGTTTAATTCTCCTTTAGAACTCGTTAATGGGAAATTGGATATCCCAGCCGAGAGTCCTTTTGTGAAGTTAAATTTAAACCAGCCTCTTTTAACAGTTCAGTGCCAATCGCTGCAAATCTTAGTTAACGCGCCAGAAGTCGTGGGTCAAAAATCCGTTGATTTCAGCTATCAGTAA
- a CDS encoding DUF6714 family protein, with the protein MNQAFYRKAIYPCPCCGYMTLSEKPPGTYLICPICCWEDAATDNELDSNEISLHWAQQNFLAFGACEQEWLDYVRAATPTDQRDPDWLTLDEKACAAGSLLIKQITKAFEGVTRDGGVSLHEARAIDDYEGAEGRAEARKKDTDCRWQDVPEEWVEYFYDVFPFFDAKGFRYYIPAYMVWALKNYKSSQSNSVDFTIYALGVYEGVDDPYYRFRLLNAEQSKAVCNFLKFMDAYGADWADARAARRALNQYWDQVNPGECK; encoded by the coding sequence ATGAACCAAGCATTTTATAGAAAAGCCATTTATCCCTGTCCATGTTGCGGCTACATGACCCTGAGTGAGAAACCGCCGGGGACATACTTAATTTGTCCGATTTGCTGTTGGGAAGATGCGGCAACAGATAACGAGCTAGATTCTAACGAAATTTCCCTGCATTGGGCACAGCAAAACTTTCTCGCTTTCGGGGCTTGTGAGCAGGAATGGCTCGATTATGTTCGCGCTGCCACACCTACCGATCAGCGAGATCCTGATTGGCTAACGCTTGATGAGAAAGCTTGCGCCGCCGGCTCACTGTTGATCAAACAAATTACCAAAGCATTTGAGGGCGTCACTCGCGACGGCGGCGTTTCACTGCACGAAGCGCGAGCCATTGATGATTATGAGGGCGCAGAGGGACGCGCTGAGGCTCGTAAGAAAGATACAGACTGCCGGTGGCAAGATGTTCCAGAGGAGTGGGTTGAATATTTTTACGATGTCTTTCCTTTTTTTGATGCCAAAGGATTTCGCTATTATATTCCTGCTTATATGGTTTGGGCGCTCAAGAATTACAAAAGCAGTCAATCAAATTCTGTTGATTTCACTATTTATGCTTTGGGTGTTTATGAAGGAGTAGATGACCCTTACTATCGCTTTCGCTTACTCAATGCGGAGCAGTCAAAAGCTGTGTGTAACTTCCTGAAATTTATGGATGCTTATGGGGCTGATTGGGCCGATGCCCGCGCTGCTAGGAGGGCATTGAATCAATATTGGGACCAGGTAAACCCTGGGGAGTGTAAATAG
- a CDS encoding peptidoglycan-binding domain-containing protein — MQLTDKQLSSAQATAQLNKPLLVLGSKGDAVKELQKLLNHWGYYPTIDGIFGQTTLEIVKAFQRRVFLKPDGIVGNLTWQALYTGSPINMPILQRGSKGQAVITLQETLQITGHYTGLIDGDFGSTTDAAVRSFQANAGLVADGIVGSRTWYALSKIFAPMGC; from the coding sequence ATGCAACTCACTGATAAGCAACTTTCTTCTGCCCAAGCCACAGCTCAACTCAACAAGCCTCTACTTGTACTCGGCTCAAAAGGCGACGCCGTTAAAGAACTGCAAAAGCTCCTCAACCACTGGGGTTACTACCCGACGATTGACGGGATCTTTGGGCAGACAACCTTAGAAATCGTCAAAGCATTTCAGCGCCGCGTCTTCCTCAAACCCGATGGCATTGTTGGGAATTTAACCTGGCAAGCACTTTACACCGGCTCTCCCATAAATATGCCGATTTTGCAACGGGGAAGCAAAGGTCAAGCAGTCATTACACTTCAGGAAACCCTTCAAATCACTGGCCACTACACGGGCCTGATTGACGGTGATTTTGGCTCAACGACTGATGCTGCCGTTCGCAGTTTCCAAGCAAATGCCGGTTTAGTCGCTGATGGCATTGTTGGTTCTCGCACGTGGTACGCCTTGAGCAAAATTTTTGCCCCAATGGGGTGCTAA
- the dnaK gene encoding molecular chaperone DnaK, with product MGKVVGIDLGTTNSCVAVMEGGKPTVIANAEGFRTTPSVVAFAKNGDRLVGQIAKRQAVMNPENTFYSVKRFIGRRFDEVTHESTEVSYKVLRDGNGNVKIDCPTAGKQFAPEEISAQVLRKLVDDASKYLGETVTQAVITVPAYFNDSQRQATKDAGKIAGLEVLRIINEPTAASLAYGLDKKSNETILVFDLGGGTFDVSILEVGDGVFEVLATSGDTHLGGDDFDKKIVDYLAGSFQKAEGIDLRKDKQALQRLTEAAEKAKIELSSVTQAEINLPFITATQEGPKHLDMTLTRAKFEELCADLIDRCRVPVENAVRDAKIDKSALDEVVLVGGSTRIPAVHELVKRVLNKEPNQSVNPDEVVAVGAAIQAGVLAGEVKDILLLDVSPLSLGVETLGGVMTKIIPRNTTIPTKKSEVFSTAVDGQTNVEIHVLQGEREMSNDNKSLGQFRLDGIPSAPRGVPQIEVTFDIDANGILNVTAKDKGTGKEQSISITGASTLPNDEVDRMVKEAERNAETDRERRERIDLKNQADSLAYQAEKQLKDLGDKVQAADKTKVEGLVKDLREAISKDDFDRIKTLTGELQQALYAVGSNIYQQAGGGEAPEGPTPDGASDEPKSAGGEDDVIDAEFSETK from the coding sequence ATGGGAAAAGTTGTTGGAATTGATTTAGGAACGACGAACTCTTGCGTCGCCGTTATGGAAGGTGGCAAACCCACCGTAATTGCGAATGCAGAAGGTTTCCGCACGACACCGTCAGTTGTCGCCTTTGCGAAAAATGGTGATCGCTTGGTTGGCCAAATTGCCAAGCGCCAAGCGGTGATGAACCCTGAAAATACTTTCTACTCCGTCAAGCGCTTCATCGGGCGTCGCTTTGACGAAGTCACCCACGAATCAACTGAAGTTTCTTACAAAGTCCTGCGGGATGGCAACGGCAACGTCAAAATTGACTGCCCGACTGCCGGCAAACAATTTGCCCCAGAAGAAATCTCGGCGCAAGTTTTGCGGAAACTGGTTGACGATGCCAGCAAGTACCTCGGTGAAACCGTTACCCAAGCCGTAATCACGGTGCCGGCTTACTTTAACGACTCCCAGCGTCAAGCAACGAAAGACGCGGGTAAGATTGCCGGTTTGGAAGTTCTGCGGATTATCAACGAACCGACTGCCGCTTCTCTTGCCTACGGGTTAGACAAGAAGAGCAACGAAACCATCTTGGTGTTTGACTTGGGTGGTGGTACGTTCGACGTATCGATCTTGGAAGTGGGCGACGGTGTGTTTGAAGTGTTGGCAACCTCTGGTGACACTCACCTGGGTGGTGACGACTTCGACAAGAAGATCGTGGATTACCTCGCCGGCTCATTCCAAAAGGCTGAAGGCATCGATCTCCGCAAAGACAAGCAAGCGCTGCAACGTCTAACGGAAGCGGCTGAAAAGGCCAAGATTGAACTTTCTAGCGTCACTCAAGCTGAAATCAACCTGCCGTTCATCACAGCAACCCAGGAAGGGCCAAAACACCTGGATATGACCCTGACACGGGCTAAGTTTGAAGAACTGTGTGCCGATTTGATTGATCGCTGCCGCGTGCCGGTGGAAAACGCAGTGCGCGATGCAAAAATCGATAAGAGTGCCCTTGATGAAGTGGTGCTCGTCGGTGGTTCAACCCGGATTCCTGCTGTCCACGAATTGGTGAAGCGCGTTCTGAATAAGGAACCCAACCAAAGCGTGAACCCGGATGAAGTGGTTGCCGTGGGTGCTGCAATTCAAGCCGGTGTGCTTGCCGGCGAAGTCAAAGACATCTTGCTACTCGACGTATCTCCCCTATCTCTGGGTGTGGAAACCTTGGGCGGCGTGATGACCAAGATTATCCCTCGCAACACCACGATTCCTACCAAGAAGTCGGAAGTGTTCTCGACGGCTGTAGACGGTCAAACCAACGTCGAAATCCACGTTCTGCAAGGCGAACGGGAAATGTCCAACGACAACAAGAGTCTGGGACAGTTCCGCCTTGATGGTATTCCTTCTGCGCCTCGTGGTGTGCCTCAAATTGAAGTCACCTTCGACATTGATGCCAACGGTATCTTGAATGTGACGGCTAAGGATAAGGGCACCGGCAAGGAACAATCCATCAGCATCACCGGCGCTTCTACCCTCCCCAACGATGAAGTTGATCGGATGGTGAAGGAAGCCGAACGCAATGCCGAAACTGATCGGGAACGTCGTGAAAGAATTGATCTGAAGAACCAAGCCGACTCTTTAGCTTACCAAGCTGAAAAGCAGCTCAAGGATCTAGGCGACAAGGTACAGGCTGCTGATAAGACCAAGGTTGAAGGGTTGGTTAAAGACCTGCGTGAGGCTATCAGCAAGGACGATTTCGACCGGATCAAGACGCTAACCGGCGAACTGCAACAAGCTCTCTATGCAGTCGGCAGCAATATCTATCAGCAAGCCGGTGGCGGTGAGGCTCCTGAAGGCCCAACTCCCGACGGTGCTAGCGATGAGCCGAAATCTGCCGGTGGCGAAGATGATGTGATTGATGCTGAGTTCTCTGAAACGAAGTAG